In Deltaproteobacteria bacterium, the following are encoded in one genomic region:
- a CDS encoding tetratricopeptide repeat protein produces MSLKQSLEDLEIAKAANSEEAVANACYKIGDIHLRRKNWQEAKTYLHQAEAICQRLGNQEGFALTAIGLGDVYANINQPTKAVAYYQAALEFYEDLDDDKSIANLMDRMGGLYRGDGELRRALEMFARGLHICRSYNDKLGIAHFSEKMALVHCRLNEIDHAMDHFWEALELYRELRVADRLAFVLTGIGELYHQKGQPEQAMEFWRQALHIYGKLGARQPAELLVKQMAVLKAETVMNQEGPVDN; encoded by the coding sequence ATGTCGCTCAAACAGAGTCTAGAAGACTTGGAAATCGCCAAGGCAGCAAATAGCGAGGAAGCTGTCGCCAATGCTTGTTACAAAATAGGTGACATACATCTTAGAAGAAAAAACTGGCAAGAAGCCAAAACTTACTTGCACCAGGCTGAAGCCATATGCCAGAGACTTGGCAACCAGGAGGGATTTGCACTTACAGCCATCGGCCTTGGCGACGTTTATGCCAATATTAATCAACCGACCAAGGCGGTTGCTTACTATCAAGCGGCCCTGGAGTTTTACGAGGACTTAGACGACGACAAATCTATTGCCAACTTGATGGACCGCATGGGCGGCCTTTATCGAGGTGATGGAGAACTAAGACGTGCCCTGGAGATGTTTGCTAGAGGTCTGCACATTTGCCGTAGTTACAATGACAAACTTGGCATCGCCCATTTCAGTGAGAAAATGGCTCTTGTGCATTGCAGACTGAATGAAATTGACCACGCCATGGACCACTTCTGGGAGGCTTTGGAACTATACCGGGAGTTGCGAGTCGCCGATCGACTCGCCTTCGTGCTCACAGGCATAGGTGAACTTTATCACCAAAAAGGTCAACCTGAACAGGCCATGGAATTCTGGCGTCAGGCGTTACATATTTACGGCAAGCTGGGTGCCAGGCAACCTGCTGAGCTGTTGGTTAAGCAGATGGCAGTCTTAAAGGCTGAGACGGTAATGAATCAGGAAGGTCCCGTTGACAACTAG